In Beijerinckiaceae bacterium, the sequence GGACCTTTGCCATCGATGGGATTGCCGAGCGCGTCGACGACGCGGCCAAGCAGTTCCTTGCCGACCGGCACGTCGACGATGGCGCCGGTCCGCTTGACGGTCTGGCCTTCCTTGATGTCGCGATCGCTGCCGAAGATAACGATACCGACGTTGTCGCTCTCGAGGTTCAAGGCCATGCCGCGCACGCCATTGGCGAACTCGACCATTTCGCCGGCCTGGACATTATCGAGGCCATAGACGCGGGCGATACCATCCCCGACCGAGAGGACTTGGCCCACCTCCGTCACTTGTGCTTCATTGCCGAAGCTCGCGATCTCGTTCTTCAGGATCGCGGAAATTTCAGCGGCACGGATTTCCATCAGCCGACCTCTTTCATGCGGGTACGAATAGAATTGAGTTTGGTCTTGAGTGAGCCATCGACCATGCGGGAGCCGAGCTGAACGATCAGCCCGCCGATGATCGCCGGGTCCACCTTAACCGCGATTTCGACTTGTCCGCCGCCGGACAGATTGGCGAGCGCGCTTTGCAGCGCCTCGACATGCTCGGCCTTGAGCGGCTCGGCGACGGTGACGGAGGCCCGCGTGACACCCTTTTCGGCGTCGTTCAATGTGTTGAAGTCGCGGATCATGTCATGAATGGCGAACAGCCTGCGCTTGGCGGCGGCCAGCTTGAGAAATTTTGCGGCAAGCCCGGTGATTTCAGCCTTGGCGAGGATCGCGCCGAGCGCCTTGATCTGCTCCTCAGCGGAGAAGACCGGGCTCTTGATGAAACGTTGCAAGTCCGCGCTCTGCGCAATTAATTCCGCGAAGGCGGCGAGATCTGCGGCAACTTGGTCGGTTGTCGCGGTTTCCCGGCTAAGCGCGAAAAGCGCCTGGGCGTAGCGCCCAGCCATTCCCGAAACAAGTCCCTCTTGTTGCGCCAATTTATTCCCCAGTTCTTGACTCAGCGGCCCGCAACGCTCGGGTCTTTCGCGGCGAAGCGGCAAAACCAATCAGCGCGAGGTGAAGCTGAGAACAGGGCAAAGCCATAAGAAAACGCGGCCCGCCCCGAAGGCGACGGTCCCTAACATAGAGCTTTTTGCGGCGCAACCCTAGCTGCGTCGAAGGCGGTTCCAAGGACCGACAAACCGCCTCGGCAAGAGTACCGACATCAATGTCACCTCGATCACGCTAAATCAAGATCGTCGGCGATAAGCTTTTGCCGGCAAGGGTCGGGCCCGTTCGGAGGTCGGCGACGCGGATGTTTTTGCAAAGATCAACCTAGGCTCCTCTGGCGTGCGGCTCCGGCGCGGCAAAACAGCGCAAGCCGCGCAATAAGCGCCTCGTGCGTGTTGAGGTTTAGCGGGAGGCCGTCTTGCGGGCCGAAAGCGCGATCGTCCACAACGCCCGTACCGTCAAGGCGGGCGCGAGTTTCGGCTCCCGTCTGGTCCGTGCGATGGCTTCGGCAATGGTCTCGATAACCCGGCCGAGTCGGGCCTTGGTCCACGCGGCCGACGAAGGCAAATCGAAAGCCTCGGGCCCGGCGCTTCGCGTGTCCCCGCCAAAACTGGTCCGGTGCAGCCGCAAAGCGTGGCGAAGCGCCGCGCCGAGCAGCGCATAATGATCGCCAGCCCCGCCAAAAATACGGCGCAGACTTGCATCGAGCGCAGTGAAATTGCCGCCAAAGGCGTCGTTGACGGCTTCCTCAACGAGAAGGCTCGATGCGTCCGACACAACGGCCTCGACGTCGCCGAGGTTAATCTCGCCCTTGCCATGCGCATAGAGCACGAGTTTTTCGAGTTCCGAGCGGGTCGAAAGCCGGTTTTGGCCAAGCAGCGAAGCAAGGAAGGCCTTGGCGGCGGGCGCAATCGCAAGATTCGACTCGCGAATCTCGACATCGATCAATTGCTCTATATCCCGGCCGGAATCCGGATAGCATTGGATCGCCGCCGCGTTTTTCCCGCGCTCGCACAATATCCTCAGGGCCGCATCTTTCTTCAACGCGCCGGCTTCGATCACGATGGTGCAGTCGCGCGGCGGCGTGGCGAGGACGAATTCGATCGCGCCGAGAAAGACCTTCCCCTGCGCCTCGATGACGATCGCTCTTTTCCCCCCGAAGAGGGGAATCGTATTGGCTTCATCGGCGAGCCGCATCGGGTCTGCGGCAAGCTCGTCGCCAGCGATCCGGACGAGTTGAAACGGATCCTTTGGATCGTCGATAGAACGCTGAATAATATCTCGCGTTCGCTCGGAGACGAGACCGGCGTCGGTGCCAAAGACAAGGTACAGAAAGATATGCGCAGGCGGTCGGGCAAGAAAACGCTCGGCTTCGTGATTCTTAACCGCCACCATCAGATGTCTCAGCCGCCTCCGGCAATAGCGGAGGCGAGGGCTGTGCGGATCTGATCAGCAAGCTCCTTCGCGTCGCGGATCTCGGCGTCACGCGCGGCGCGAATATCGGCAAACCTTTGACTGGTGCGATCATAGCTCGCAGCGACGGTTGCCGTTCCCTTGATAATCGGCTCGCCGCCCTGGACAGGCGTCAGCACGTAATTCGCATTTACCACGACGGTCGCGGCGGTCGGGTAGCCGGTGACCGTATCGAACAAAGGGGTCCGAACGGATGAGCTTGCGGTCACGACAAGCCGGTATTTAGGAGGAACATGCGCGCCGGTGCCGTTCAGGCGGAAAATCAGCTCGTTGCCAAGATAATGTCCGAGCCGGTTGGGAATCGGCTGAACTTCGATGGCTTGCAGTTCACCCGCGACGTCGCCGCCCGCGCTGAGCGGCCCATAGAGCGGCCGGAAACAGCCAGCGAGCGAGAAGCTGATCGAGAGGGCAGCCAGGACAGCTAACGCGGCTCTGCCACGCGGTTCGCGTTCAGGAAACGACATTCACAATCCTCTGCGGAACGATGATGATCTTTTTCACCGGTTTCCCCTCCAGCGCGCGCTGAACCGGATCGAGTGCGAGCGCGGCCGCCTCGATCGCGGCTCGATCGGCGCCGCGGTCGACGACGAGGTCGGCCCGCTTGCGGCCGTTGACCTGAACCGGCAAGGCGATCGTATCCTCGACGCAAAGGGCCTTATCGGCGCGCGGCCACGCGGCTTCGGACACCAGATCCGCATGGCCAAGCCGCGCCCAGCATTCTTCGGCGAGATGCGGCATCATCGGCGCCACCATCACCACCATGATTTCGCCGGCCTCGCGGAAGGCTGCGCGGATATCCGGGCCGATTTCCGCGCTTTCAATCGCGCCGATGGAAGCGGAAAGCTTGTTGGCAAGATCATGAATCTGAGCCACTGCGCGGTTGAAGCGCAACCGCTCGATGTCTTCCTCGATTTTGAGCAGGCTCGTATGAACCAATCGCCGAATCTCATTCGCCGCCGGGGATGGATTTTCCGCAAACGGCGTGTTGATGGGAGCGGCAAGTTCGGCGATTTCGCCCACCAGCCGCCAGAGGCGCTGAACGAATTTGGCTGCGCCCTGAACACCTTCTTCCGTCCAAATAACATCGCGTTCGGGCGGGGAGTCGGAAAGCACGAACCAGCGCGCGGTATCGGCTCCAAACCCCTCGATGATTTCGTCGGGATCGACGGTGTTGCGCCGCGACTTGGACATTTTCTCAATCGAACCGATGGCGATTTCCTGGCCGTTATCGAGCCGGAACGCACGCCGCTCATTGGCGCGCTGCTCGATCCTGATGTCGGTTGGAAAAAGCCATTCGCCGTCGGGGGCCCGGTATGTCTCGTGAACCACCATGCCTTGGGTAAATAATCCCGCAAAGGGCTCCTTGAGTTTGCCGACGTGACCGGTTGCCTGCATCGCCCGGGTGAAAAACCGAGCATAGAGGAGGTGCAAAATCGCGTGCTCGATGCCGCCGATATATTGATCGACCGGCAGCCATTTTTTGACCATCGCGGTGTCGGTCGGCGCGGCTTCGTTCCACGGATCGGTGAAGCGGGCGAAGTACCACGAGGAATCCACAAAAGTATCCATCGTATCCGTCTCGCGCCGGGCGGGCTCGCCGCAGACCGGACAGGCAACATGTTTCCAGGTCGGATGCCGGTCGAGCGGATTGCCGGGATCCTCGAAGCTGACGTCCTGAGGCAATTCCACCGGCAAATCGGCAACCGGAACCGGCACGATGCCACAGCTCTCGCAATGGATGATGGGGATCGGGCAGCCCCAATAGCGCTGGCGTGAAATGCCCCAGTCGCGCAGGCGGTAATTGACCTCGCGCCGGCCTTGCGGCCTGTTGCCGATCGACGTTGCCTCCATACGCCGGGCAACCTCTTTCTTTGCTTCGTTCGTTGTCATCCCATCGAGGAAGCGTGAATTGATCAGCACGCCGTCGCCCTCATATGCGGTATCGCCGATCTTGAAGGTATCGGGGTCTTTGTCCGGAGGACAGACAACCGGCGTATTGCCAAGCCCATGGGCATTGGCAAATTCAAGATCGCGCTGATCATGCGCCGGGCATCCGAAGATCGCGCCCGTGCCATAGTCCATCAAAACGAAATTGGCGACATAAACAGGCAGGCGCCAATCGGGGTTGAAGGGATGGCGCACTTCAAGTCCCGTGTCATAGCCTTTCTTTTCCGCCGTTTCGATGGCCGCCGCCGATGTGCTGCCATGATGGCATTCGGCGATGAAGGCGGCGAGGTCTCCGTCAACCTTCGCGGCCTCTGCCGCAATCGGATGATCGGCGGCGATCGCCAGGAATTTTGCGCCAAAAAGCGTGTCCGGCCGGGTAGTATAGACCTCGATTTCGCTTGCCGCCATGGGAGGCAACGGTTCGAGTTCGAATCGAATAACAAGCCCCTCCGAACGGCCGATCCAGTTTGCCTGCATCAGCCGGACTTTTTCCGGCCAGCGGTCCAGATTATCGAGCGAGGTCAATAGATCCTCGGCATAATCGCTGATCTTGAAGAACCACTGCGTCAGTTCGCGCTGCTCAACGAGAGCGCCCGAGCGCCAGCCGCGTCCGTCGATCACTTGCTCATTGGCAAGCACCGTAAAATCGAGCGGATCCCAATTGACCTTGGATTGCTTGCGAACCACGAGGCCGGCCGCGAGAAAATCCAGGAACATACGTTGCTGGTGCTTATAATAGCTTGGATCGCAAGTCGCGATCTCGCGCGACCAATCGAGCGAAAGCCCAATCGACTTCAATTGGGTGCGCATGGACGCGATATTGGCGTAGGTCCAGGCAGCCGGATGGCTCTTGTTGTGCCAGGCGGCGTTTTCGGCCGGCATGCCGAAGGCGTCCCAGCCCATTGGGTGCAAAACATTGAAGCCACGCGCGCGCTTGTAGCGGGCAATCACATCGCCCATCGTATAATTGCGGACGTGTCCCATATGGATGCGGCCCGAAGGATAGGGAAACATCTCGAGGACGTAATATTTGGGACGGGAATCTTCGTTAGGCGCGCGGAAAATTCCCGTTTCGTCCCAAATCCTTTGCCATTTGGGTTCGGTTTCGCGGGCGTTATAGCGCTCAGAGTCCATGGGCTTTTGATCGTCGATCGCGTCGGGTAAGCGGGCCAATATGTGAGGCGTACACAGCATTAATTAACGAACTCGGTCAATCTCCCTCGGTCAAGGTCGTGTTTCAGTTGGGATTTCGGCGTCGCGCGCGAGGGCTGACATTCGCCGAGAGTGGCCTTCCCCAACCTTCAGGGGCAAGTGCTGCTTCCAGTCAGCCCGAATATCTTGATCTTTACTTCTTTAGATTTTGGGGTGTTAACCTCTCAAACCTATTTCACGAGGGGAAATCATGTCTCCATCCGTTCGCGCAGGTTTCTTGATCGCAATCGCCGGGGCCTTAACGACCTCACCCATGAGCACCTCTTATGCGCAGGACGTTGCATCGCTTTGCGCGAAGGGGGCCGATAACGATCGCGTGAGCCCCATACCGGCCGCCCTTGTTCCAGCGGCGCGCCGGCTTTTCGGCTTTTCGTCCGACACGCCCGGCGCATACATTCAAAAAGGCACTTCGTTTCGATGCATGCAGGGCCAAGTTTGGCTTTGTAACACCGGCGCCAATCTCGTTTGCGGGAAAGCCAACGCCAGCCGCAAATCAGCAGGTGCTTCCGCCTTTTGCAAAGATAACCCCGGTTCCGATGTTGTTCCCATGGCCGCCACCGGGCATGACACGATCTACGAGTGGAAATGCGTTGGAACCAAAGCCGTCATCTCGCGACAGGTCGAAAAGCTCGATCCTCGTGGCTTCATTGCCGAGAACTGGAAGCAGTTGGATTAATACCAAGTCTCGAATGAAATTACTCATCTACCGTGGTCATGGCCGGGCTTGACCCGGCCATCCAAACATCTGCCTCCGTTGTTGGATGCCCGGCTCAAGGCCGGGCATGACGGCTAGCGCCGATGGGTCGCTCTCTTTGAAACATAGTACAAGGCCAAAGCTTTGCAGCAGCATACAAAATCTTTAGAAACCGCCGTCGGACGCCTCGCCGCGGTTCGCGCCCGCATCGCATGCGCTGCCCGCGACTCGGGGCGTAATCCACAAGATGTTGCCCTCGTCTGCGTCTCCAAAACTTTCGCCGCCGAGGAGATCAAACCCGTGATCGAGGCCGGCCAAAGAATTTTTGGGGAAAACCGGGTCCAGGAAGCGCTGGAGAAATGGCCGGCGCTCAAGGCCGCCCATCCCGACATCGAACTTCACCTCATCGGGCCGTTGCAGTCGAACAAGGCGCGCGATGCTGTTCAGTTTTTCGACGTCATCGAGACCTTGGATCGGGAAAAGATCGCCAAAACCCTTGCGGACGAGATCCAAAAATGCGGGCGGCACCCCCGCCTCTTCGTCCAGGTGAATACCGGCGCCGAACCGCAAAAGGCGGGCATTCTTCCGCAGCAGGCCGACCGCTTTATCGCGAATTGCCGCGAAAATTTTGGGCTGGAGATTTCCGGGCTCATGTGCATCCCGCCCGTCGACGATCAGGCCTCACCGCATTTCGCGCTTCTGAACCAGATCGCCGCCTGCAATGGGATCAAGGCTCTCTCGATGGGCATGAGCTCCGATTTTGAGCTCGCGATTCAATTGGGCGCGACCTATGTCCGGGTCGGAAGCGCCATATTCGGCGCGCGGTGAGATCGTGCGAGAAACTTCACCTGATCGTCAGCGTCACCTGTCGAGAGAGGCGTGGCAGCAGGCGCCGCAGATCGGCCGGGCGAAGGGCGACGCAGCCTTCGGTTGGCGCGTATCCCGGGCGAGCGCAATGAAGAAAAATCGCGCTGCCTTTGAATTTATGGCGCGGCCGGATGTTGAAATCGAGCACAAAAACCAGATCGTAAAGACCGTCCGCACGCCACAGTTTCTCGTGCCGGGCCGCGCTCGGCAAACGGACCCAGCGGTTGTAGACCGCGCTTGAAGGATCGTCGCACCAGCCGTCGGAGGGCCTGATCGGCCGCATCGGCACGAGCGAGAGGAGACGCGCCCCCCGGTCCACGCGAAAGAAACCAGAGAGCAATCGAAACGCGCCGGCGGGCGTCGCGTGGTCGCCTTCCCGCTTGTCTCGGGTGATCCCGGTTCGCCCGAGAGCGCAGGGGATGACCACCGGCCCCGCGTGAAATCTGCCGAACCAGACTGCATCAGCTTGACCTTGACGCGGCATACGCGTGGCCGATAGACGGCTCAGGCCACGCTTGACCTTGCCAGTCTTAAGCGCAAATGATTTAGGCAGCTCTTTTGCAATATATTTCATGCAAATTTATGCTTTCGGTCCATCGAATGCGATTCGCGGGTGCAGCCGGGCCGGTCCGTCTTAGCCCATTTTCCGGGCAAGCAACGGTAACCATTCCGCTTGAATTCGCTTTAGAGTTGCATGCCGCTTTCGCTCAAAATGCGCTTTCTTGGCTGCTGCACCTAAAGGCAGAGGGTTTCGGATAGATTTCCAATGCATTATGGGAAGGTTTTGGCACCGTGGGAACTGAGGAACCAGTTGAATCCGTGTCGATTATTGAGCGCGACGATGCCCGCTCCATTGGGGACAAGGTCATGACCCAGGCTCTTAAGATCCTGATCGCCGACGATGATAATGATTTGCGCGCGGCGCTGGCCGAACAACTTGCCCTGCACGAAGAATTTTCGGCCATCCAGGCCGATACCGCGAAGGGGGCGATCGCGCTGGCCCTTGCCGAAAGACCCGACCTCGTCATCATGGATGTCGGCTTGCCTGATCTCGATGGGCGCGAGGCGGTCCGGCAATTGCGCCAGGAAGGATTTAAAAATCCGATCATCATGTTGACCGGGCACGATACGGAGACCGATACCATCGAAGGATTCGATGCGGGAGCCAACGACTATGTGACGAAACCGTTTCGGTTTGCCGTGCTCCTGGCGCGGATCCGCGCCCATTTGCGCCAACATGAAACGAGCGAAGAGGCGCTGTTCCGGATTGGCCCCTATACGTTCCAGCCGGGGGCAAAGCATCTGATTGGCGAAAAGGGCAACAAGCTTCGCCTGACCGAAAAGGAAACCGCCATCTTGCGGTTCCTCTACCGGGCCGGGCAGTCGGTCATCACCCGAGAGGTCTTGCTGCGGGAGGTGTGGGGGTACAACGCCAATGTCACCACCCACACGCTGGAGACCCATATCTACCGGCTTCGGCAAAAGATCGAGCGCGACCCGGCCAAGGCGCAGCTTCTCATAACGGCTGCGGGCGGCTATAAGTTGGTTCCGTGAGGATAGCTCTGGCTTTTCCGAAAGCCGGGCTCTGCAAATGGAAGCGTCAGCATGCGATTGGAAGATGACATCCGCACGCTTGCGCGCAATCCGACCTTCGCTGCGATCGAACCCGAAGCGCTGCGGCTGATCGCATTTTCGGGCGAAACTCGCATCTTGCGCGCGGGCGACATTCTGTTCCGCCGCGACGAACTATCCAACGATGGCTTTGTGGTGCTCGCGGGCTCGATTGCCATGGATACCTCGGGGTTCGGCGCCACCGCCCGAATCGTCCGGCCACCTGGATTGATCGGCGAGTTGGCTCTGGTGACGCAGACCCGCCGGCCCGCGACCGCGATCGCCCGCGAACCCTCGACGGTCCTGCGGATTTCCCGCCCGCTGTTTCATCGGGTTCTGAACGAATTCCCAGCCAGCGCGGAACAGCTGCGCCAATCGTTGAGCGAACGGCTCCGTCAATTCACCGAGGAGCTCGGAGCGACGAGCTGGCCGGCCCTGGCCGCAGCCGACAAGGCTGAGTCGGGGTCTTAAGCCCACGTCTGGCCAAGCTTGTCAGAAATTGAAGTGCACGATGACCGGCACATGGTCGGACGGCCGTTCCCAGCCGCGGCTCTCCCGAACGACTCGCACGCCGCCGAGACTGGGCTTGAGGCTTTCACTGACCCAAACATGGTCGAGCCGCCGGCCCCGGTCGGACTTGGCCCAGTCGTGCGCGCGATAGCTCCACCACGTATAGAGCTTTTCATCCTGCGCCACGTAATGGCGCATCGCATCGACCCAAGGGCCAGCTTCGGCGACGAGGCCAAGCTTCTCGACTTCGACTGGCGTATGGCTGACCACCCGAAGCAAGGCCTTGTGATTCCACACGTCGGCCTCCATCGGCGCAATATTGAGGTCGCCGGCAATGACCGCATCCGTCTTGGCGATCTGATGGCTCGTGACCCACTCCGCCATTTCATCAAGGAAGGCGAGCTTATGCGCAAACTTCGGATTGATGTCCGGGTCCGGCTCGTCGCCACCCGCCGGCACATAAAAATTATGCAGGGTAAGCGGCCGGCCCTCCCCTTGGGTGGGAGAGAGCGTGACAGCGATGTGGCGGGCGTCCCCCTTGTCGCAGAACGAACGCCGGTCGATGAGGTCGAAGGGCAGCTTCGAGGCTACGGCGACGCCGTGATAGCCCTTCTGTCCATTGATCGCGACATGCGGGTAGCCGAGCTTGTGAAACGCGGCGAGAGGAAACTCGCTGTCTCGGCATTTGGTCTCCTGCAAGCAGAGAACATCTGGCGCATGTTCTTCCAAAAATCGCGACACAAGATTTATGCGCAGACGGACCGAATTTATATTCCAGGTTGCAAGAGTAAACTGCACGCCAAGCTCCACCACCAGCCAAGGAATTGACCACGTTTTCCAGCTCGGCCGCAAGCGCCAAGCAACTCGGCCCACAGGATCTGGCGGCGAAAAAAAGGGGCGCTCGATCATGGACCGAACGCCCCTAGGAGCAACCATTACCGGGAGGGGACCGGCAAATCTGCTTCAGGCGGAACGGGGGGATACGCCTGATAAGCTTTGTCGCTCACTCCCCTGAAAATACGTTGGGTTTGCGCAGTTTCAAGGCGCCCCTAGCCGGCTTTAAAATCCAAACGCTTGCGGTTTGACGCGCGGCTCGTTTCGCGATGCGGCTAAGCCATTAAAATTATTAGTGATTTTTAGGCAACGCCAGGCCCGCGATGCCTCAGGGCAAAAAGGGTCAATTATTTGTGTTTAACACGCGCTCTTGCGTGATCTGAAACAACCCGGGGTCCGGCTTCTTCGACAGATCGATATTGAAGAGCGAGACTAGAGTTTCATAGCCCTGGGGGTCGGTCACCTGCCATTGCCTGAGCGTGAACTTCACGGGATCGAATACCAGTTTAATCTGGGATGTTCCCCCGAAGGTCGCCTTGTCCTCGACCAGAATCGTCACGGCGTTCGGGTCGCTGGTCACGTCGATGATCTTCACATCGCGGGTCAGATCGACCTGATCCTTGAGCAGGAACTTAAGCGGTGTCTGGCTGATGAAATAAATATCCTTGGTCGCGGTCTTGCGATCGTGAACGGCAACGGAGAGACCGTCGGCGACGATCTCCAGCGTTGCGGGCGCGGCATATTCAAAGCGCAATTTCCCAGGCCGCTGGACGAAGATCTTGCCTTCGGAACGCTTGCCATCGGGACCGATCTGGACGAAGTCGCCGATCATGTTGGTGGCGGCGTTGAAATAGGTGTTTGCTTTTTGAACGGCGACGAGAGGGTCGAGGGGGACGAAGGGTTTGGCAGGGGCCGGGGCCGCGGTGGGAGCCGTAGCCTTGGCGGGGGCTGGTACAGTCGGAGACGTTCCTGCCTGAAGCGGCGCCATTCCGAAAAAGGAGCAAAATACGATAGCCAGTCCTGCCGTGCGCTTCATGAAGGCCGCCTCGATCCCGTGAAGTTTGCTGTTAGACCATTGATATGGCGTTAATGGGCCGCTGGTCTCACCTTCTGCGCGCGGCGTTTTCGCGTCCCGCCAACCCATTAGCCTACTTT encodes:
- a CDS encoding F0F1 ATP synthase subunit delta, which produces MAQQEGLVSGMAGRYAQALFALSRETATTDQVAADLAAFAELIAQSADLQRFIKSPVFSAEEQIKALGAILAKAEITGLAAKFLKLAAAKRRLFAIHDMIRDFNTLNDAEKGVTRASVTVAEPLKAEHVEALQSALANLSGGGQVEIAVKVDPAIIGGLIVQLGSRMVDGSLKTKLNSIRTRMKEVG
- the holA gene encoding DNA polymerase III subunit delta, yielding MVAVKNHEAERFLARPPAHIFLYLVFGTDAGLVSERTRDIIQRSIDDPKDPFQLVRIAGDELAADPMRLADEANTIPLFGGKRAIVIEAQGKVFLGAIEFVLATPPRDCTIVIEAGALKKDAALRILCERGKNAAAIQCYPDSGRDIEQLIDVEIRESNLAIAPAAKAFLASLLGQNRLSTRSELEKLVLYAHGKGEINLGDVEAVVSDASSLLVEEAVNDAFGGNFTALDASLRRIFGGAGDHYALLGAALRHALRLHRTSFGGDTRSAGPEAFDLPSSAAWTKARLGRVIETIAEAIARTRREPKLAPALTVRALWTIALSARKTASR
- a CDS encoding leucine--tRNA ligase, which produces MDSERYNARETEPKWQRIWDETGIFRAPNEDSRPKYYVLEMFPYPSGRIHMGHVRNYTMGDVIARYKRARGFNVLHPMGWDAFGMPAENAAWHNKSHPAAWTYANIASMRTQLKSIGLSLDWSREIATCDPSYYKHQQRMFLDFLAAGLVVRKQSKVNWDPLDFTVLANEQVIDGRGWRSGALVEQRELTQWFFKISDYAEDLLTSLDNLDRWPEKVRLMQANWIGRSEGLVIRFELEPLPPMAASEIEVYTTRPDTLFGAKFLAIAADHPIAAEAAKVDGDLAAFIAECHHGSTSAAAIETAEKKGYDTGLEVRHPFNPDWRLPVYVANFVLMDYGTGAIFGCPAHDQRDLEFANAHGLGNTPVVCPPDKDPDTFKIGDTAYEGDGVLINSRFLDGMTTNEAKKEVARRMEATSIGNRPQGRREVNYRLRDWGISRQRYWGCPIPIIHCESCGIVPVPVADLPVELPQDVSFEDPGNPLDRHPTWKHVACPVCGEPARRETDTMDTFVDSSWYFARFTDPWNEAAPTDTAMVKKWLPVDQYIGGIEHAILHLLYARFFTRAMQATGHVGKLKEPFAGLFTQGMVVHETYRAPDGEWLFPTDIRIEQRANERRAFRLDNGQEIAIGSIEKMSKSRRNTVDPDEIIEGFGADTARWFVLSDSPPERDVIWTEEGVQGAAKFVQRLWRLVGEIAELAAPINTPFAENPSPAANEIRRLVHTSLLKIEEDIERLRFNRAVAQIHDLANKLSASIGAIESAEIGPDIRAAFREAGEIMVVMVAPMMPHLAEECWARLGHADLVSEAAWPRADKALCVEDTIALPVQVNGRKRADLVVDRGADRAAIEAAALALDPVQRALEGKPVKKIIIVPQRIVNVVS
- a CDS encoding YggS family pyridoxal phosphate-dependent enzyme translates to MQQHTKSLETAVGRLAAVRARIACAARDSGRNPQDVALVCVSKTFAAEEIKPVIEAGQRIFGENRVQEALEKWPALKAAHPDIELHLIGPLQSNKARDAVQFFDVIETLDREKIAKTLADEIQKCGRHPRLFVQVNTGAEPQKAGILPQQADRFIANCRENFGLEISGLMCIPPVDDQASPHFALLNQIAACNGIKALSMGMSSDFELAIQLGATYVRVGSAIFGAR
- a CDS encoding L,D-transpeptidase catalytic domain protein, whose amino-acid sequence is MPRQGQADAVWFGRFHAGPVVIPCALGRTGITRDKREGDHATPAGAFRLLSGFFRVDRGARLLSLVPMRPIRPSDGWCDDPSSAVYNRWVRLPSAARHEKLWRADGLYDLVFVLDFNIRPRHKFKGSAIFLHCARPGYAPTEGCVALRPADLRRLLPRLSRQVTLTIR
- a CDS encoding DNA-binding response regulator codes for the protein MTQALKILIADDDNDLRAALAEQLALHEEFSAIQADTAKGAIALALAERPDLVIMDVGLPDLDGREAVRQLRQEGFKNPIIMLTGHDTETDTIEGFDAGANDYVTKPFRFAVLLARIRAHLRQHETSEEALFRIGPYTFQPGAKHLIGEKGNKLRLTEKETAILRFLYRAGQSVITREVLLREVWGYNANVTTHTLETHIYRLRQKIERDPAKAQLLITAAGGYKLVP
- a CDS encoding cyclic nucleotide-binding protein; this translates as MRLEDDIRTLARNPTFAAIEPEALRLIAFSGETRILRAGDILFRRDELSNDGFVVLAGSIAMDTSGFGATARIVRPPGLIGELALVTQTRRPATAIAREPSTVLRISRPLFHRVLNEFPASAEQLRQSLSERLRQFTEELGATSWPALAAADKAESGS
- the xth gene encoding exodeoxyribonuclease III is translated as MIERPFFSPPDPVGRVAWRLRPSWKTWSIPWLVVELGVQFTLATWNINSVRLRINLVSRFLEEHAPDVLCLQETKCRDSEFPLAAFHKLGYPHVAINGQKGYHGVAVASKLPFDLIDRRSFCDKGDARHIAVTLSPTQGEGRPLTLHNFYVPAGGDEPDPDINPKFAHKLAFLDEMAEWVTSHQIAKTDAVIAGDLNIAPMEADVWNHKALLRVVSHTPVEVEKLGLVAEAGPWVDAMRHYVAQDEKLYTWWSYRAHDWAKSDRGRRLDHVWVSESLKPSLGGVRVVRESRGWERPSDHVPVIVHFNF
- a CDS encoding cell envelope biogenesis protein LolA, coding for MKRTAGLAIVFCSFFGMAPLQAGTSPTVPAPAKATAPTAAPAPAKPFVPLDPLVAVQKANTYFNAATNMIGDFVQIGPDGKRSEGKIFVQRPGKLRFEYAAPATLEIVADGLSVAVHDRKTATKDIYFISQTPLKFLLKDQVDLTRDVKIIDVTSDPNAVTILVEDKATFGGTSQIKLVFDPVKFTLRQWQVTDPQGYETLVSLFNIDLSKKPDPGLFQITQERVLNTNN